In Zonotrichia leucophrys gambelii isolate GWCS_2022_RI chromosome 6, RI_Zleu_2.0, whole genome shotgun sequence, one genomic interval encodes:
- the COMTD1 gene encoding catechol O-methyltransferase domain-containing protein 1, translating into MPLLSVPKEVAVGTAMLGVAFAAGVLAGKKYPSFIFGTPSGKIGRNSPLRRYILDHSLREHPILKKLRLLTADHPHGRMMVSCEEAQLMANLAKLIKAKKVIEIGVFTGYNALSMALLLPDDGRVIACDINEDYAKIGRPLWKEAGVEHKIDLRIKPAIQTLDELLANGEAETFDFAFIDADKESYNEYYEKCFHLIKKGGIIAIDNVFWNGKVLKPRKDDLAAQSIHHLNEKLLRDARVNISMLPVGDGVTLAFKL; encoded by the exons ATGCCGCTTCTCAGCGTGCCCAAAGAAGTGGCCGTGGGGACGGCGATGCTGGGGGTCGCCTTTGCCGCGGGTGTGCTTGCAG GTAAAAAATACCCTTCTTTCATTTTTGGGACCCCAAGTGGTAAGATCGGAAGAAATAGTCCTCTCCGGCGATACATACTGGATCACTCCTTGCGGGAACATCCAATTCTCAAGAAGCTGCgtctg cTCACTGCTGATCATCCCCATGGCAGAATGATGGTGTCCTGTGAGGAGGCTCAGCTTATGGCAAATTTGGCCAAACTCATTAAAGCCAAGAAAGTTATTGAAATAG GTGTATTCACAGGTTATAATGCCTTGAGTATGGCACTTCTCCTGCCAGATGATGGCCGAGTTATTGCCTGTGATATAAATGAGGACTATGCCAAAATTGGAAGGCCGCTGTGGAAGGAG GCCGGGGTAGAGCATAAAATTGACCTGCGGATTAAGCCAGCAATTCAAACACTTG ATGAACTGTTGGCCAATGGAGAAGCAGAAACCTTTGACTTCGCTTTCATTGATGCCGATAAAGAAAGCTACAATGAGTActatgaaaaatgctttcacCTCATAAAGAAAGGGGGAATAATAGCTATTGATAAT GTCTTTTGGAATGGAAAGGTGCTAAAACCAAGGAAGGATGACTTGGCAGCGCAGAGTATCCACCACCTCAATGAGAAGCTTCTCAGAGACGCACGTGTCAATATCAGCATGCTCCCAGTGGGAGATGGAGTGACATTAGCATTCAAGTTGTAA